From the endosymbiont of Bathymodiolus septemdierum str. Myojin knoll genome, one window contains:
- a CDS encoding transposase: MPRKPRISPIGILQHVIARGNNRQVCFTSEDDMAFYVSCLKDYSTKHNLQIHAWVLMTNHIHLLCTPLSENAISKTMQDVGRLYVVYFNKTYGRSGTLWEGRYKSSLVQSEAYLLSVYRYIELNPVRAGMIEDPADYSFSSYQINALGRQSDLCTPHQEYLTLGNTQEARQHNYRALFEYELDHKLIDNIRKTTNQGMAIGNEAFITQIKKLTGYNMTSKSRGRPKGWRKKRPCKPDCVNTSFKNQT, translated from the coding sequence ATGCCAAGAAAGCCTCGCATTAGCCCCATTGGCATTCTTCAGCATGTCATTGCCAGGGGTAATAATCGTCAAGTTTGTTTTACCAGTGAAGATGACATGGCTTTTTATGTCAGTTGTTTAAAAGATTATTCAACAAAACACAACTTGCAAATACACGCCTGGGTGTTAATGACCAACCACATCCATTTGCTTTGCACCCCGCTTAGTGAAAATGCCATTAGTAAAACTATGCAAGATGTTGGTAGGCTTTATGTTGTTTACTTCAACAAAACATACGGGCGTAGCGGCACATTATGGGAGGGTCGGTATAAATCCTCTTTGGTGCAGTCCGAGGCTTATTTGTTGAGTGTTTATCGCTACATTGAACTTAATCCTGTGCGCGCTGGCATGATTGAAGACCCTGCTGATTATTCTTTCTCTAGTTATCAAATTAACGCATTGGGCAGGCAATCTGATTTATGCACCCCACACCAAGAATACCTAACATTGGGCAATACCCAAGAAGCAAGACAACACAATTATCGTGCACTTTTTGAATACGAACTTGACCACAAGCTGATTGACAACATTCGTAAAACAACCAATCAAGGCATGGCGATTGGCAATGAGGCTTTTATTACACAAATAAAAAAATTAACAGGCTACAACATGACAAGTAAAAGCAGGGGAAGACCGAAAGGGTGGCGGAAAAAGAGACCCTGTAAACCAGATTGTGTAAACACCTCTTTCAAAAATCAGACATAA
- a CDS encoding TrkH family potassium uptake protein has protein sequence MQFSIVFKTIGLLLMIFSFTQLPPIIVDVAYGEQQYPVFLTALLITLISGLGLWLPFRHSKKAFRIREGILVVVSFWFVLSLFATVPFLLTESLNMSFSDAFFESMSGLTTTGATVITGLDDLPKAILYYRQQLQWLGGMGIIVLALAILPMLGVSGMELYHAEASGISRDRLTPKLTQTAKVLWFIYIGFTLACALAYYLVGMNAFDAIGHSYSTVAIGGFSTHDNSIGFFDSYLIETIAVFFMFFAGINFSLHFFVWRQNHINHYYQDSEFKTYVAFLVFLTLLVFIYLFNTGQYLSIGEAFRVALFQSVSMATTTGFISTDFSLWALGLPVLLIFASFIGASSGSTGGGIKVVRVLLMFKLAAKEIKKFIHPNAQINIKLNKKSVPDSTLVSVWGFFALYVIAFFVIMLALMFTGLDQVSSFSATAASINNLGPGLGKVAANYGSISDSAKWILSFSMLLGRLEILTLMALLNRAFWRF, from the coding sequence ATGCAATTTAGTATCGTATTTAAAACTATTGGGCTGTTATTAATGATTTTCAGCTTTACACAACTGCCTCCAATTATCGTTGATGTTGCGTATGGTGAGCAACAATACCCTGTTTTTTTAACTGCCTTATTGATTACTTTAATAAGTGGTTTGGGGTTATGGTTACCCTTTAGGCATTCGAAAAAAGCGTTTAGAATCCGCGAGGGTATTCTTGTGGTGGTGAGTTTTTGGTTTGTTTTATCTTTGTTTGCTACTGTCCCATTTTTGCTAACTGAAAGTCTAAATATGTCATTCAGCGACGCATTTTTTGAATCAATGTCTGGGCTAACTACCACAGGGGCAACGGTTATTACTGGGCTGGATGACCTTCCTAAAGCAATTTTATATTATCGGCAACAACTACAATGGCTTGGTGGAATGGGGATTATTGTTTTAGCACTTGCAATTCTGCCAATGCTTGGCGTTAGCGGCATGGAGCTTTATCATGCAGAAGCCAGTGGCATCTCTAGAGATAGACTCACCCCAAAATTGACCCAAACAGCTAAAGTTTTGTGGTTTATTTATATCGGTTTTACGCTGGCTTGTGCATTGGCTTATTACCTTGTAGGAATGAATGCTTTTGATGCTATTGGGCACAGTTACTCTACCGTAGCAATTGGCGGTTTTTCTACCCATGACAATTCTATTGGATTTTTTGATTCTTATTTAATTGAGACTATTGCCGTATTTTTTATGTTTTTTGCAGGTATCAATTTTTCCCTACATTTCTTCGTTTGGCGTCAGAACCATATCAATCACTATTATCAAGATTCGGAGTTTAAAACTTATGTTGCTTTTCTTGTTTTTTTAACACTATTGGTTTTTATCTACTTATTTAACACTGGGCAATATTTAAGTATCGGTGAGGCATTTAGGGTTGCACTTTTTCAAAGCGTTTCAATGGCAACAACAACAGGCTTTATTTCCACTGATTTTTCATTATGGGCATTGGGATTACCAGTGTTACTGATTTTCGCCAGTTTTATTGGCGCATCTTCAGGTTCAACAGGCGGCGGTATTAAAGTGGTTAGAGTGTTATTAATGTTCAAACTTGCCGCTAAAGAAATTAAAAAATTTATTCACCCCAACGCTCAAATCAACATCAAACTTAATAAAAAAAGCGTTCCTGACAGTACCTTAGTTTCAGTTTGGGGTTTTTTCGCCCTCTATGTGATTGCTTTTTTTGTAATTATGCTTGCCTTAATGTTTACCGGGCTTGATCAAGTGAGTAGTTTTTCGGCCACCGCTGCTAGCATTAATAATCTTGGTCCGGGGCTAGGAAAGGTTGCCGCTAACTATGGCAGTATCAGTGATAGCGCTAAATGGATTTTAAGTTTTTCTATGCTGCTTGGGCGCTTGGAAATTCTAACGCTAATGGCACTTCTCAACCGTGCTTTTTGGCGTTTTTAA
- the trkA gene encoding Trk system potassium transporter TrkA has translation MNILILGAGQVGVSLAKYLSLDEENDITIVDKDEENLSSIQRYLDVKTICGHGSYPNILEEAEIKTMDMVIAVTKSDEGNMLACQIAHTLYGVNKKIARIRTAEYLHHKALFSDNAIPIDFTITPEILVTDFIKRVVEQPGAEQIFEFDNGLIQLVETKAYKGTPIVGHPIKELHDHLPKTHVRIVSIYRDNQVIPAYGETVIKDGDRVYFVTKKKSVSKVLKEFRRMDRPYKNIMIAGGGLIGLNLAKFLEKNHLVRIIELDKKRVKEIADQLENAIVLHGNASDEDLLKSEGIENIDLFLALTDSDEINVIVSILAKRLGAYKTVALVKRNMYVDLATQSDDVDMVISPDQITTSGILSHLRKGDTMTAHSLRKGKAEAIELIVHGDKHHSNVVGKSIENINFPEGVVVGAIVRGNKALMASRQLAIEENDHVLLVMSDTSQIHKVEKLFEVQLN, from the coding sequence ATGAATATTTTAATTCTAGGGGCAGGGCAAGTGGGCGTATCGTTGGCTAAATATCTAAGCCTTGATGAGGAAAATGACATTACTATTGTTGATAAGGATGAGGAAAACCTATCATCAATTCAACGATATTTAGATGTTAAAACTATTTGTGGGCATGGCTCATACCCCAATATTTTAGAAGAGGCGGAAATCAAGACCATGGATATGGTGATTGCGGTGACGAAATCGGATGAGGGCAATATGTTGGCATGTCAAATTGCACATACATTGTATGGTGTTAATAAAAAAATTGCTCGTATTCGCACCGCAGAATATCTACATCATAAGGCTTTATTTTCTGATAATGCGATTCCAATTGATTTTACAATTACCCCTGAAATATTGGTAACAGATTTTATTAAGCGCGTGGTTGAGCAGCCAGGCGCAGAGCAGATATTTGAATTTGATAATGGTTTAATACAATTGGTTGAAACCAAAGCCTATAAAGGCACGCCGATTGTTGGGCATCCAATTAAAGAATTGCACGACCACTTGCCCAAGACACATGTTCGCATTGTTAGTATATATAGGGATAATCAAGTCATTCCAGCCTATGGCGAGACAGTTATTAAAGATGGTGATAGAGTCTATTTTGTTACCAAGAAAAAAAGCGTCTCCAAGGTATTAAAAGAGTTTAGGCGTATGGACAGACCCTATAAAAACATTATGATTGCAGGTGGTGGTTTGATTGGGCTAAATTTAGCCAAATTTTTAGAAAAAAATCACCTTGTGCGCATTATTGAGCTTGATAAAAAACGCGTTAAAGAAATTGCCGACCAATTAGAGAATGCTATTGTATTACATGGTAACGCTTCTGATGAGGATTTGTTAAAATCAGAAGGTATTGAAAATATTGATTTGTTCCTTGCACTAACCGACTCTGATGAGATTAATGTGATTGTTTCAATCCTGGCAAAACGCCTTGGTGCATATAAAACAGTTGCCTTGGTTAAACGCAATATGTATGTTGATTTAGCCACGCAAAGTGATGATGTGGATATGGTTATATCCCCTGATCAAATTACCACCAGCGGTATTTTATCCCATCTTCGTAAGGGCGATACAATGACAGCGCATTCACTGCGAAAAGGCAAAGCAGAAGCCATTGAACTTATTGTTCACGGCGATAAACACCATTCCAATGTGGTTGGTAAAAGCATTGAAAATATCAATTTTCCAGAGGGTGTTGTGGTTGGTGCAATCGTGCGTGGCAATAAAGCGTTGATGGCATCAAGACAATTAGCGATTGAAGAAAATGACCATGTGTTATTAGTCATGAGCGACACATCACAAATCCATAAAGTAGAAAAATTATTTGAAGTTCAGCTTAATTAA
- a CDS encoding response regulator, with protein sequence MIIGNILIIDDEKINSETIKDTLEDVNYSVTLAANATEAKAIVKTQTFDLIMMDVWMSGQDGMSLLEEWMNAGFTMPVVMMSGHAEHQDVIKAIKLGALDFLKKPLHDILPLVRKFLSKQGIYKSEKVSGIDFDLPLKSARNIFEAQYFKHHLSQNNNNIAKVADIAGLERTTLYRKLKDLGIDKK encoded by the coding sequence ATGATAATTGGTAATATTTTGATTATTGACGATGAGAAAATCAATTCTGAAACCATTAAAGACACACTTGAGGATGTGAATTATAGCGTGACACTTGCTGCCAATGCCACTGAGGCAAAAGCCATTGTCAAAACGCAAACCTTTGACTTGATTATGATGGATGTGTGGATGTCTGGACAAGATGGAATGTCTTTATTGGAGGAATGGATGAATGCGGGTTTTACTATGCCAGTAGTAATGATGTCAGGTCATGCGGAGCATCAAGATGTGATTAAAGCCATTAAACTTGGTGCATTGGATTTTCTTAAAAAACCGTTGCACGATATTTTACCGTTGGTGCGTAAATTTTTATCCAAGCAAGGTATTTATAAATCCGAGAAAGTGAGCGGTATTGATTTTGACTTGCCACTTAAAAGTGCAAGAAATATTTTTGAAGCGCAATATTTCAAGCACCATTTAAGTCAAAATAATAACAACATTGCCAAAGTGGCAGACATTGCAGGATTGGAAAGAACCACTTTATATCGTAAATTAAAAGACTTGGGGATTGATAAAAAATGA
- a CDS encoding ATP-binding protein, which translates to MFFKQDFAIKKVPNKWIWIIIFLVSIGGLSYLGLNPALITEWWWVLVSYNAVMLMIASYYLFFAIAKLKKDEKDGVIGARFTWSFIKIVPLLTIVPVLSFYMFSFQTIHDNVERSEQTYNKFNKIFLDRVGALYQGLQVVRDDRYVDFTKVLLQQIQSYSNFQKEEKDYNQFMQVFIQSLIDKKYACSLVLKNEKDKIIAQASQDTTCVVEDNQPLSNQQNLIAFEYEESRLFQVQMSTQYLNKKADKKTLDLTVVYATDPHLLRFLGHVKGFYNFASNLTFSVNTSLTQKRFLLDFSSTVLLTILSVLLIVLRLIDHLMRPMQNLALATKEITKGNYAVRVHNQEKNGDVRSLIDQFNEMSKQIQQSRQGLSTHNLYLETILKYSFGVIGLDKNKKIQFVNPMIGKILSIEKVQQFVGDFCNNIAEKNSYLEPLFFIIQDRFDQGQSEWSEEIEVTLPGRHILLSCHGAVLDEGNKTLGYVIIIKDITKLHRAQKEAAWGEVAVRMAHEIKNPLTPILLSAQRLRNRFLNTLKGKDLEIIDKTTSVIIDQVKSLDAMVNTFSDYANIPKIKRKLLDLNSLIAQSVSLYDAQDNIKIKFELSNDVPQLHLDANSISRVLINLVKNATEAVENGQGLIVKIATKYLKDEGIVRLSIEDNGSGFDESMLASVFEPYVTTKAKGSGLGMAIVQNIIKQHNGRIFVANVKPHGAIITIEFKQIKEGV; encoded by the coding sequence ATGTTTTTTAAGCAAGATTTTGCTATCAAAAAAGTGCCAAATAAATGGATTTGGATAATTATTTTCCTAGTCTCAATTGGCGGATTGTCATATCTAGGGTTAAACCCAGCGTTGATTACAGAATGGTGGTGGGTACTGGTTTCTTATAATGCAGTTATGCTGATGATTGCAAGTTATTATTTGTTTTTTGCCATTGCTAAACTTAAGAAAGATGAAAAAGATGGCGTCATTGGTGCGCGTTTCACTTGGTCGTTTATTAAGATTGTGCCTTTGTTGACGATTGTTCCAGTGCTGTCTTTTTATATGTTTTCATTTCAGACTATTCACGATAATGTTGAGCGTTCTGAGCAAACTTACAACAAATTCAACAAGATTTTTTTAGACCGAGTTGGTGCTTTATATCAAGGCTTGCAAGTGGTCAGAGATGACCGCTATGTTGATTTTACCAAAGTCCTATTGCAACAAATTCAAAGTTATTCTAATTTCCAAAAAGAGGAAAAAGACTACAATCAGTTTATGCAAGTTTTTATTCAAAGTTTAATTGATAAAAAATATGCCTGCTCCTTAGTACTTAAAAACGAAAAAGATAAAATTATTGCGCAAGCCAGTCAAGACACTACTTGTGTTGTTGAGGACAATCAGCCACTCTCAAATCAACAAAATTTAATTGCTTTTGAATATGAGGAATCTCGATTATTTCAGGTGCAAATGTCTACCCAGTACCTAAATAAAAAAGCGGATAAAAAAACTTTAGATTTGACTGTTGTGTATGCCACCGATCCACACTTATTGCGTTTTTTAGGGCATGTTAAAGGTTTTTATAATTTTGCCAGTAATCTCACTTTTAGTGTCAATACCTCGCTTACCCAAAAACGCTTTTTGTTAGATTTTTCTTCCACCGTTTTATTAACGATATTGAGTGTATTGCTGATTGTCCTTAGGCTGATTGACCATTTAATGCGTCCAATGCAGAATCTCGCACTTGCTACTAAGGAAATTACTAAGGGTAATTATGCGGTAAGAGTGCACAACCAAGAAAAAAACGGAGATGTGCGTAGTTTGATTGACCAGTTCAACGAAATGTCAAAACAAATTCAGCAATCTCGTCAAGGGTTAAGTACGCATAACCTTTATTTGGAGACCATTTTAAAATATTCGTTTGGCGTTATTGGTTTGGACAAAAACAAAAAAATTCAGTTTGTTAACCCTATGATTGGCAAGATATTGTCGATTGAAAAAGTGCAACAATTTGTCGGCGATTTTTGTAATAATATTGCTGAAAAAAATAGCTATCTTGAGCCTTTATTTTTCATTATCCAAGACAGATTTGATCAAGGTCAAAGTGAATGGAGTGAAGAGATTGAAGTAACGCTACCTGGGCGTCACATCTTGCTTTCTTGCCATGGTGCGGTACTAGATGAAGGTAATAAAACTTTAGGTTATGTGATTATTATTAAAGATATTACCAAACTTCATAGAGCGCAAAAAGAAGCCGCTTGGGGTGAGGTAGCAGTGCGAATGGCACATGAAATTAAAAATCCATTAACCCCAATTTTACTTTCTGCACAACGCCTTAGAAATAGATTTTTGAATACACTTAAAGGCAAAGATTTGGAAATTATTGATAAAACCACCAGCGTTATTATTGACCAGGTGAAGTCATTGGATGCAATGGTTAATACTTTTTCTGATTATGCCAATATTCCAAAAATTAAGCGTAAATTGTTAGATCTTAACAGCTTAATTGCTCAATCGGTTTCTCTTTATGATGCACAAGATAATATTAAGATTAAATTTGAGTTATCTAATGATGTGCCTCAATTACATCTTGATGCCAATAGCATTTCTAGAGTATTAATTAATTTGGTTAAAAATGCCACTGAAGCGGTTGAAAATGGACAGGGCTTAATCGTAAAAATTGCCACAAAATATTTAAAAGATGAGGGTATAGTGCGCCTAAGCATTGAGGACAATGGCAGTGGATTTGACGAGTCGATGCTGGCGTCAGTATTCGAACCTTATGTTACTACCAAAGCTAAAGGCAGTGGCTTAGGGATGGCAATCGTGCAAAATATCATTAAACAGCATAATGGACGAATTTTTGTTGCTAATGTTAAGCCTCACGGTGCAATTATTACGATTGAGTTTAAGCAGATAAAGGAGGGGGTATGA
- a CDS encoding ribonuclease D has protein sequence MIKNNTELTDFLHCIKSDTELAIDTEFKWVDSYYPQLCLLQIATNTIAACIDVLAIEDLQPLFNKIYQPDVLWIAHAARNDIEVLYRYSRQLPAQVFDTQIAVSLLKNLRPTNSDFGAQISYQWLTEILQGVTLDKAFTRLDWTMRPLPDEAIKYALEDVTYSIKNYHQLKKRLENEGKLDWLLEEGQSILDAHIHKPNIFQCWDRVKGFSRIPKKRHTFAVQLAGWREQMAIDKNKPRRWIMTDNDLIDIAMDKQQLTDEKQKQFSLFLAKNPYTIELDTHKQIPPTAKEKAQKLILQTHIEDKASQNNLTAEVITSGKNLLRYLRGDQSVNFLSGWRYDLLKEELEKCKIV, from the coding sequence ATGATTAAAAATAACACTGAGTTAACTGATTTTTTGCATTGCATTAAAAGCGACACTGAATTAGCAATTGATACCGAATTCAAATGGGTGGACAGCTATTATCCGCAGTTGTGCTTGTTACAAATTGCGACGAATACTATAGCAGCGTGTATTGATGTGCTGGCAATTGAGGATTTGCAGCCTTTATTTAATAAAATTTATCAGCCCGATGTTTTGTGGATTGCACACGCTGCACGCAATGATATAGAGGTGTTGTATCGGTACTCTAGGCAGTTACCTGCACAGGTTTTTGATACACAAATTGCGGTTAGCTTGTTAAAGAATTTGCGTCCGACAAACAGTGATTTTGGTGCACAGATTTCTTATCAATGGTTAACGGAAATTTTACAAGGAGTAACCCTAGACAAAGCCTTTACTCGACTAGATTGGACCATGCGGCCGTTACCTGATGAGGCCATAAAGTATGCCCTAGAAGATGTGACTTACTCAATCAAAAATTACCATCAATTGAAAAAACGACTTGAAAACGAAGGGAAATTGGATTGGCTATTAGAAGAAGGTCAGTCTATCTTAGATGCACACATACATAAGCCTAATATTTTTCAGTGTTGGGATCGAGTAAAGGGTTTTTCTCGTATCCCTAAAAAACGACATACATTTGCAGTACAATTAGCAGGTTGGCGAGAGCAGATGGCAATTGACAAAAATAAACCAAGACGCTGGATTATGACAGATAATGATTTGATTGATATAGCAATGGACAAACAGCAATTAACCGACGAAAAGCAAAAACAATTTTCCCTATTTTTAGCCAAAAATCCTTATACAATTGAACTAGATACACATAAACAAATACCACCAACGGCAAAAGAAAAAGCGCAAAAATTAATCCTGCAAACGCACATTGAGGATAAAGCCAGTCAAAATAATTTAACAGCAGAAGTTATCACAAGCGGTAAAAATTTGTTAAGATACTTACGCGGCGACCAGTCGGTAAATTTTCTTAGTGGTTGGCGTTATGATTTATTAAAAGAGGAGTTAGAAAAATGCAAAATAGTTTAA
- the ppa gene encoding inorganic diphosphatase → MQNSLKPVSAGNIPDEVNVIIEIPANSSPVKYEIDKETGAMFVDRFISTPMFYPCNYGFVPDTLSDDGDPADVLVITPYPLIHDSVITARPVGVLRMTDEEGQDYKILAVPTEKLCKSYNDIKNIGDVNQTLKDQIEHFFTYYKDLDKEKWVKIDGWGDVNEAKQELQASFDAYQK, encoded by the coding sequence ATGCAAAATAGTTTAAAACCAGTCTCAGCAGGAAATATTCCTGACGAAGTGAATGTTATTATTGAAATCCCAGCGAATTCATCTCCCGTAAAATACGAAATTGACAAAGAAACTGGCGCAATGTTTGTCGATAGATTCATCTCAACGCCAATGTTTTACCCTTGTAATTATGGCTTTGTGCCAGATACTTTGTCTGACGATGGCGACCCTGCGGATGTACTGGTTATCACGCCCTACCCATTAATTCACGATTCCGTTATTACCGCTCGCCCTGTTGGTGTATTGCGTATGACCGATGAAGAAGGTCAAGATTATAAAATTTTAGCTGTGCCAACTGAAAAACTGTGTAAATCTTATAACGATATCAAAAATATTGGCGATGTTAATCAAACTTTAAAAGACCAAATTGAACATTTTTTCACCTACTATAAAGACCTTGATAAAGAAAAATGGGTCAAAATCGATGGCTGGGGCGATGTGAACGAAGCCAAACAAGAATTACAAGCCTCTTTTGACGCATATCAGAAATAA
- the rsmD gene encoding 16S rRNA (guanine(966)-N(2))-methyltransferase RsmD, producing the protein MTHIRNNSAQIIGGKHRGRQFKFADAEGLRPTPNKVRETLFNWLQFEMANATFLDLFAGSGALSFEAISRGAKTVVSIEKDVVSFKFLQENKRLLGVNNLTIFNQDAFDFLSKKIDVFDYILLDPPFDKGFLSKALSLIMENAFLAKGGKIYIESEFKITEDFLESGFIINKQKKSGMVHYCLIQR; encoded by the coding sequence TTGACGCATATCAGAAATAATAGCGCTCAAATTATAGGTGGTAAACACCGAGGCAGGCAGTTTAAGTTTGCAGATGCAGAAGGGTTAAGACCGACACCGAACAAAGTGAGAGAGACCCTGTTTAATTGGTTGCAATTTGAAATGGCTAATGCGACTTTTTTGGATTTGTTTGCGGGGAGCGGCGCATTAAGTTTTGAGGCAATTTCTCGTGGGGCAAAAACGGTGGTAAGTATTGAAAAAGATGTGGTGTCATTTAAGTTTTTGCAAGAGAATAAACGCCTGCTAGGGGTGAATAATTTAACAATTTTTAATCAGGATGCATTTGATTTTTTAAGTAAAAAAATAGATGTATTTGATTATATTTTATTAGATCCACCTTTTGATAAAGGTTTTTTATCTAAAGCATTGAGCTTAATTATGGAAAATGCATTTTTAGCTAAAGGTGGTAAAATTTATATCGAATCTGAATTTAAAATCACTGAGGATTTCTTGGAAAGTGGATTTATTATTAATAAACAAAAAAAATCTGGAATGGTACATTACTGCCTAATACAACGATGA
- the coaD gene encoding pantetheine-phosphate adenylyltransferase: MKKNAIYPGSFDPITNGHIDLIKRASKLFDTVIIGITQNSKKVAFLSVKDRIESVETALQGIDNIKVLGFDTLLVDFAEAQNAQIILRGLRAVSDFEYEFQLSGMNKHLNPNIETLFMTPAEKYANISSSLVREILSLNGDISAFVPKNIEILLKETI, translated from the coding sequence ATGAAAAAAAATGCAATTTACCCAGGGTCATTTGACCCGATTACAAATGGTCATATTGATTTAATCAAGCGCGCTAGTAAATTATTTGATACTGTGATTATTGGCATTACACAAAATAGCAAGAAAGTGGCTTTTTTAAGTGTCAAAGATAGAATAGAGTCGGTAGAAACTGCGTTACAAGGGATTGACAATATAAAAGTACTGGGTTTTGATACTTTATTGGTTGATTTTGCCGAAGCACAAAATGCACAGATTATTTTACGAGGCTTGCGAGCAGTTAGTGATTTTGAATATGAGTTTCAATTATCAGGAATGAATAAACATCTTAATCCTAATATCGAAACTTTATTTATGACACCTGCAGAAAAATATGCGAACATTTCCTCCTCATTAGTGAGGGAAATTTTGTCTTTGAATGGGGACATTAGTGCATTTGTACCAAAAAATATAGAAATATTATTAAAGGAAACCATTTAA
- a CDS encoding molybdopterin oxidoreductase family protein, translating to MSFKTTCPYCGVGCGIEISRSGSAWQLIGDRDSPVNQGMLCIKGQTLLETIGTDKERLVTPTFGSWDKAIAKMVALFTTKAKDEIALYLSGQLLMEDLFVAKKFANAFGIKNLESNSRLCMYSTVEANKRAYGDDIVPVSFDDIYKAETILIIGSNAADCHPIVFNHIKKSKAFVVCVDVYESTTAKKADLFIKVEPASDMVLINDLPNQDWFKNKKTLSVYSQGLTQSTDATEKVNALINAHIKTGNINKPGCGVLSLTGQCNAMGAREIGIRTSDLTATEFFSTKQIKTIWVMGTNPVHSMINYRKIKNLIVSDFTQTLTTKNADIVLPVCSWSEKNGHIKNSERRYLKQNAFLPPAGESKPDWEIVCLLARALGLEGFDYENADDIWQEMNIDTTWTPQIKVRESLVNIQVQERKNQTPVNNVRLLTQWHGMTRTGKSKTLRKMTKVNKEVVSIHHITNRELFKDKEVELDKYSKQPCFKG from the coding sequence ATGAGTTTTAAAACAACTTGCCCTTATTGTGGTGTTGGCTGCGGTATTGAAATCAGTCGTTCCGGTTCAGCATGGCAATTAATTGGCGATAGAGATTCGCCTGTCAATCAAGGAATGTTGTGCATTAAGGGGCAAACGCTATTAGAAACTATTGGTACTGATAAAGAACGATTAGTTACACCCACTTTCGGCAGTTGGGATAAAGCGATTGCCAAAATGGTGGCGTTATTTACTACCAAAGCAAAAGATGAAATCGCTTTATATTTATCAGGTCAATTGTTAATGGAAGACCTATTCGTTGCAAAAAAATTCGCTAATGCTTTTGGTATTAAAAACCTTGAAAGCAACTCAAGACTTTGCATGTATTCTACCGTAGAGGCTAATAAAAGAGCGTATGGTGACGATATCGTGCCTGTTTCTTTTGACGATATTTATAAAGCAGAAACGATTTTAATTATCGGTAGTAACGCCGCAGATTGTCATCCGATTGTCTTTAATCACATTAAAAAATCAAAAGCTTTTGTCGTTTGTGTTGATGTCTATGAAAGCACTACTGCTAAAAAAGCAGATCTATTTATTAAAGTGGAACCCGCATCAGATATGGTTTTAATTAATGATTTACCTAATCAAGATTGGTTTAAAAATAAAAAAACTTTAAGCGTTTATTCACAAGGGTTAACACAATCAACAGATGCCACAGAAAAAGTCAACGCTTTAATTAATGCGCATATCAAGACAGGCAATATCAATAAACCTGGTTGTGGTGTTTTATCGCTCACAGGGCAATGTAATGCAATGGGCGCAAGGGAAATTGGCATAAGAACAAGCGATTTAACTGCCACCGAATTTTTCTCAACTAAGCAAATCAAAACGATATGGGTGATGGGGACAAATCCGGTGCATAGCATGATTAACTATCGGAAAATTAAAAATCTGATTGTTTCAGACTTTACTCAGACTCTCACGACTAAAAATGCAGATATTGTGCTACCTGTGTGCAGTTGGTCGGAAAAAAATGGACATATAAAGAATTCAGAAAGGCGTTATCTAAAACAAAACGCATTTCTACCTCCCGCAGGAGAATCAAAGCCCGATTGGGAAATTGTTTGTCTGCTCGCTAGGGCGTTAGGATTAGAAGGTTTTGATTATGAAAATGCAGACGATATTTGGCAAGAAATGAATATTGACACTACTTGGACGCCACAAATAAAAGTGCGAGAGTCTTTGGTAAACATCCAAGTACAGGAGCGCAAAAATCAAACGCCTGTTAACAATGTCCGCCTACTTACACAATGGCACGGTATGACCCGCACTGGCAAAAGCAAAACATTAAGAAAGATGACAAAAGTCAACAAAGAGGTCGTCTCTATTCACCATATTACCAATAGGGAATTATTTAAAGATAAAGAAGTTGAGTTAGATAAATATTCTAAACAACCTTGTTTTAAAGGTTAG